The following are encoded in a window of Pecten maximus chromosome 17, xPecMax1.1, whole genome shotgun sequence genomic DNA:
- the LOC117315939 gene encoding piggyBac transposable element-derived protein 4-like — MWLIIGAFSPALCTLTTKMADSDSTFDFNWDTDENDSDFEGFGPEELSDDSDGSDILWSSDDDEPLADLMPLGHLINTVNEIDVPASSWSHNLKPVVIDEFDQPTGPVNVLDEGKKEIDFFTLLFPFTLFQLMTTQTNLYASQKTASKPDSKWSVTSPSEMKAFVGIHILMSILDLPNYKLYWSQDWLFKTSLPCIMTRPRFEKLLQYFHLSDSTTVIPRGQPGHDKLHHIRSFMTNVQTYIRREWNLGRDVAIDEAMIAYKGRLGFKQYLPAKPVKFGIKVWEKADSSNGYVHQFQVYTGRAGNPDGEREVGLAGRVVLDLSRDMLNKNHHLNMDNFFSSPALFTRLLQDGIYACGTVRATRQ; from the exons ATGTGGTTAATTATCGGTGCGTTTTCACCGGCTCTGTGTACACTGACAACAAAGATGGCGGACTCGGATTCCACTTTCGATTTCAACTGGGACACAGACGAAAATGACTCAGATTTTGAAGGTTTCGGCCCTGAAGAGTTATCAGATGATTCTGATGGTTCCGATATCCTATGGTCATCAGATGATGATGAGCCATTAGCTGATTTAATGCCACTCGGCCATCTGATAAATACCGTGAATGAAATCGACGTACCTGCATCATCATGGAGCCATAATCTAAAGCCGGTAGTCATAGACGAGTTCGACCAACCAACGGGACCCGTGAATGTACTTGACGAAGGGAAGAAAGAAATCGACTTCTTCACCCTACTTTTCCCATTCACCTTGTTTCAATTGATGACCACACAGACAAATCTCTACGCATCGCAGAAGACAGCATCGAAGCCGGACTCGAAGTGGAGCGTGACGTCACCAAGTGAGATGAAGGCTTTCGTTGGGATACATATTCTCATGTCAATTTTGGACCTGCCCAACTATAAACTGTATTGGAGCCAAGACTGGTTGTTTAAGACGTCACTTCCTTGTATTATGACACGACCAAG ATTTGAGAAACTTCTGCAGTACTTCCATCTAAGCGATTCAACTACAGTCATCCCACGCGGACAACCTGGCCATGATAAACTTCATCACATTCGTTCCTTCATGACCAATGTCCAGACTTACATACGACGTGAATGGAACCTAGGACGAGATGTTGCCATAGATGAAGCGATGATTGCTTACAAAGGACGCCTAGGATTCAAGCAGTATCTACCTGCTAAACCTGTCAAGTTTGGAATAAAG GTGTGGGAGAAGGCAGATTCCTCAAATGGTTATGTCCACCAGTTCCAGGTATATACGGGGCGTGCAGGAAACCCAGATGGTGAACGAGAAGTAGGACTAGCGGGAAGGGTTGTTCTTGACCTTAGCAGGGACATGCTAAACAAGAACCACCATCTGAACATGGACAACTTCTTCTCCAGCCCTGCCCTCTTCACCAGGCTGCTTCAGGATGGTATATATGCTTGCGGTACTGTGAGGGCAACTCGACAGTGA
- the LOC117315902 gene encoding uncharacterized protein LOC117315902 isoform X2 has product MSAAILLSGNNYQKIALLHKFLNLGMISSTSHLRVQRTFTVPVIDFFKQTVMTDTLNKYKGKELVIAGDARNDSPGHSAMYCTYTFIEYETKDIVSSVIIDKRMTNLKSINMEMKGMLRAMQSLLDNGVAIKEVCTDAHAQIASMLTEARNKDLRPWVQDLVNHFWYCSRKSQGSEMALISRWRGVLHHVTDVHEWVIGDSAGSAQCEHEPLPATPDMETKWLEPGSDAHCSLAKVILDTRLLHNLKYYVNFRHTGELENFHEHILMYAAKRYSYSYPMYKARNQLAIIDYQHHKERNHATDKKGQPMYARKYSKRNKNWSVVPVKEKKTYSYIPDMMKEILQRLSVYEGPLPTRFPPEEGDPRLIKRTIAEVSPIPTKELVARKKSRFQ; this is encoded by the exons ATGTCAGCTGCAATCCTTCTGAGTGGGAATAATTACCAGAAGATTGCTCTACTTCATAAATTTCTAAATCTGGGGATGATCAGCTCAACAAGCCATCTCCGTGTACAACGCACATTTACTGTGCCAGTTATTGACTTCTTTAAACAGACCGTTATGACTGACACACTAAACAAATACAAAGGGAAAGAACTGGTAATTGCCG GTGATGCACGAAATGACAGTCCTGGACACTCTGCAATGTATTGCACCTATACATTCATCGAGTATGAAACAAAGGATATAGTGTCCAGTGTCATAATAGACAAACGTATGACAAACTTGAAATCCATTAATATGGAAATGAAGGGCATGTTGAGAGCCATGCAAAGCCTGTTGGACAATGGAGTTGCTATCAAAGAAGTGTGCACTGATGCACATGCTCAAATTGCAAGCATGTTGA CTGAGGCTAGAAACAAAGACCTCAGACCATGGGTTCAGGACCTTGTGAACCATTTCTGGTATTGCAGCAGGAAATCTCAAGGCAGCGAGATGGCTCTCATA TCAAGGTGGAGAGGAGTATTGCATCACGTGACAGATGTTCATGAATGGGTAATTGGGGATTCTGCTGGTTCTGCCCAATGTGAACATGAACCTTTGCCAGCAACGCCAGACATGGAAACTAAATGGCTGGAACCTGGATCAGATGCACACTGTAGTCTAGCAAAGGTTATATTGGATACAAGGCTGCTTCACAATTTGAAGTATTATGTCAACTTCAG ACACACAGGGGAACTGGAAAACTTCCATGAACACATTCTGATGTATGCAGCCAAGAGGTAT TCTTACAGTTACCCAATGTACAAGGCCCGGAACCAGTTAGCGATAATTGATTACCAGCACCACAAGGAGAGGAATCATGCAACTGACAAAAAAGGTCAACCAAT GTATGCACGAAAGTACTCCAAACGAAACAAGAACTGGAGTGTTGTTCCtgtgaaagaaaagaaaacctACTCCTATATTCCAGATATGATGAAGGAAATCTTGCAACGACTGTCTGTGTATGAAGGACCACTACCTACACGGTTTCCTCCTGAGGAGGGAGACCCACGACTAATAAAAAGGACGATAGCTGAGGTTTCCCCAATTCCTACCAAGGAGCTTGTTGCCAGGAAAAAATCAAGATTCCAGTAA
- the LOC117315902 gene encoding uncharacterized protein LOC117315902 isoform X1, whose translation MSAAILLSGNNYQKIALLHKFLNLGMISSTSHLRVQRTFTVPVIDFFKQTVMTDTLNKYKGKELVIAGDARNDSPGHSAMYCTYTFIEYETKDIVSSVIIDKRMTNLKSINMEMKGMLRAMQSLLDNGVAIKEVCTDAHAQIASMLKKDYPQLKHSFDTWHGAKNFGKKLSAVAAEARNKDLRPWVQDLVNHFWYCSRKSQGSEMALISRWRGVLHHVTDVHEWVIGDSAGSAQCEHEPLPATPDMETKWLEPGSDAHCSLAKVILDTRLLHNLKYYVNFRHTGELENFHEHILMYAAKRYSYSYPMYKARNQLAIIDYQHHKERNHATDKKGQPMYARKYSKRNKNWSVVPVKEKKTYSYIPDMMKEILQRLSVYEGPLPTRFPPEEGDPRLIKRTIAEVSPIPTKELVARKKSRFQ comes from the exons ATGTCAGCTGCAATCCTTCTGAGTGGGAATAATTACCAGAAGATTGCTCTACTTCATAAATTTCTAAATCTGGGGATGATCAGCTCAACAAGCCATCTCCGTGTACAACGCACATTTACTGTGCCAGTTATTGACTTCTTTAAACAGACCGTTATGACTGACACACTAAACAAATACAAAGGGAAAGAACTGGTAATTGCCG GTGATGCACGAAATGACAGTCCTGGACACTCTGCAATGTATTGCACCTATACATTCATCGAGTATGAAACAAAGGATATAGTGTCCAGTGTCATAATAGACAAACGTATGACAAACTTGAAATCCATTAATATGGAAATGAAGGGCATGTTGAGAGCCATGCAAAGCCTGTTGGACAATGGAGTTGCTATCAAAGAAGTGTGCACTGATGCACATGCTCAAATTGCAAGCATGTTGA AAAAAGACTATCCACAGTTGAAACACAGCTTTGATACCTGGCACGGGGCtaaaaattttgggaaaaagtTGTCTGCT GTTGCAGCTGAGGCTAGAAACAAAGACCTCAGACCATGGGTTCAGGACCTTGTGAACCATTTCTGGTATTGCAGCAGGAAATCTCAAGGCAGCGAGATGGCTCTCATA TCAAGGTGGAGAGGAGTATTGCATCACGTGACAGATGTTCATGAATGGGTAATTGGGGATTCTGCTGGTTCTGCCCAATGTGAACATGAACCTTTGCCAGCAACGCCAGACATGGAAACTAAATGGCTGGAACCTGGATCAGATGCACACTGTAGTCTAGCAAAGGTTATATTGGATACAAGGCTGCTTCACAATTTGAAGTATTATGTCAACTTCAG ACACACAGGGGAACTGGAAAACTTCCATGAACACATTCTGATGTATGCAGCCAAGAGGTAT TCTTACAGTTACCCAATGTACAAGGCCCGGAACCAGTTAGCGATAATTGATTACCAGCACCACAAGGAGAGGAATCATGCAACTGACAAAAAAGGTCAACCAAT GTATGCACGAAAGTACTCCAAACGAAACAAGAACTGGAGTGTTGTTCCtgtgaaagaaaagaaaacctACTCCTATATTCCAGATATGATGAAGGAAATCTTGCAACGACTGTCTGTGTATGAAGGACCACTACCTACACGGTTTCCTCCTGAGGAGGGAGACCCACGACTAATAAAAAGGACGATAGCTGAGGTTTCCCCAATTCCTACCAAGGAGCTTGTTGCCAGGAAAAAATCAAGATTCCAGTAA